The genomic interval ACTTGCTACAGATCTTGAGGATCTACCTCTTGAAGTAGTAGCTCTCGGAGTATCACGCTGTGTGCTTCTTTGAGTTGCCTTTCTAGAAGAGCCATTAGCAGTAATTGCTCTAGATGATCTTTTATTTGTATTACGAGCCGTAGGTCTTGTAGACTGTGGTCTAGTTGTTTTTCTGTTTATTTTAGTACCTCTTGATTGAGTAACTCCGTTAGTTCCTCTAGATGAAGGACGTGTATTTACGTTTCCACGACGATTTGTTGTAGCCCTATTACCAGTTCTAGCAGTTGTTCTTGAGTTTGTTCTAGATGTATTTCCGCGAGATCTATCTGCAGAAGCCCCTCTAGTGCTACGACTGTTTGTAGCTACAGTACGTCTATTAGAATCTCTTCTTGTTCTGTTAGAAGCAATACGACTTGCATTACGACCCTGACCAGCTCTAGTAAATCGTGCATTGTTACGATCTACATTAGATCTACGACCATTGTTATGAGCTACACGACCATTATCTGGACGACGGAAGTCTCTACGTGCATTTGCATATCCTCTGTTGTATCCTCTATTCCAATTATTTCTATGAAATGCATAGTCATAACGGATAGGAGTATAGTATCTTCTATAAGGTGTTGTATATACTAGGCATCTATTTAAGATAGGTCTGTAATAATAGTTATGGTATGGATGAAATACATAATTCCTGTTATAGATGTTGATGAACCCACTATAGTGAGAAAAAGCACCGTAATTATTATAGAATATATTTAATCCTCCTACACGACGTATGCGATTGTTTCTGTAGTTAATATCAACACTACCTGCTTGGATCAGACGACCGAAGTTATCATAATAAAGAGGTGTGTTTTCAATTTGAATTACCGCACCATATTCATCGTATTGTACGTATGGATCATAATCAAATCCAGTATTAAAACTTATTCCTACGGGTCCTGCATTTACAGATAAGCTAACGCCCTCCACAAGCTCAGGGATGTAGAAATCAAACTCTCCGTCTGGAAATACAGAGAATTCTATACCATCTTCTACAAAGATGTATTTGCTACCATCATATACAGTACCGCGACGGGTGGTTGTAGTTTCCTCAGCTGCATAGCTGCTTCCTATGGTAAGCATTGCTATAAAAAGTAAAGCAAGATTTTTCATAATGTTCGTTTTTTAATTTATAAAATGTGTGGATTGATACACACGATTAAGAAGGAATCAAGTAGCGTGCCAAAAAATAAAATCATACTCATACTCATAGTAGTGATAAGCACGCTTTCGCGAAATATATAACTGCTCAATTCATTTTGTTTAACGTTCAAATGAACTAAAACAGAGATATTTTTGTTGCTAATATTATTAGCAAACATATATTTTTATAGCTAAAAATGTATTAAACTAATACTTTTAAATGATTCTATAAATTGCTGATTTATAACTAGTTATATTATAATAATAAATAATATCTATAGTAAAATTAGAGTGTTGATTTATGCGGTATTTGTAGCTCTGATAGGTAGTCACGATTCTTTTACTATTTGAAAGCTCAGTAGTTATTAGAATGACTTTTTTACTAGGTAATTAAATATTAAAAATAATATTTCAGTGGTGGTTATTTTAAGTAGAGGTAACCTTATAACTATTTAAAAAGTATTGAAAACAGTTACTGGGCACTTTAAGGTGAGTAAATAAAAGTGATTCGTTTTCTAGATTACATACCTACCGTATACCTTAATAGATTGGTCGTAATGAGATCCTCAGTACATATCTGACACAATCAATACGGTACCTTTAATCAGGTATTTTCCTTAAAGTTTTATCCTTTAAATTTTTAATAATAAAGCTACTAGATGTCGAGGAGTAGCTGTCTTAAACCCAGTATTCTTTTTTAACGATAGCTCATACTCGGTTAATTTACTGTTAAACAACAAATTATTGGGAAAGAGACTTTTAGATTACTGCTAACTTTATATCAAACCAAAAAAAAATAGCTATGGAAAATAAAGAATCAACAAAAAAACATGCGGATTTTCAAGATCCTTATAGAAGGTCTTTAAATTTCAAAAAAGTGCAACCCATTGAAAAGTTTGCCATTGATGGTGATGGGGAAGTGCACATTAAAAAAGAAGATGAAAAATAAATCATCAACTTTTATTAGTAAGATTTAAACTACAGAAACAGCTTTATTGATTTATAAAGCTGTTTATTTTTTTACAACGTAGACACTTGCTTCATCCCTCAGGCAGTCCTAGATCCTTAAACCTATAGTACGATTAGGCTGTAACTCGTTAATGTTCTCAAAAACCCCATCATAAAATGTATTAAAAGTCAAAGCAATCATTCAAGATCATCATAATTTTAAATAAAAAAATAAATAAACTATGGAAAGAGAAATTAAAGGTGGATTTAAAACCATTAATCCGTTTACAGAAGAAATAATAGAAAAGTACACTTATATAACCAATGATGAAATGTTTGATGCACTAGAAGCGTGTCATAAAGCATTTGAAGATTGGAAAATAGTATCTATAGAAGAAAGAGGTAAAATACTTCAAGAAATAGGCACCCAACTAAAAGCACACAAAAAGGAACTCTCACAATTAATGACTGATGAGATGGGGAAAGTAATTACCCAAGGAGAGAGCGAAGTGGACCTTTGTATAGCAATTGCAGAATATACAGCAAAGAATGCTGCAAAAGAGTTGGAACCTATTGAGCGAGAGCTTCCCAATGGAGGGAAAGGTTTGATCACCTATGCTCCAGAAGGAGTCATTTACAGCATACAACCATGGAATTTCCCAGCATACCAACCATTGCGTGTTGCGATCGCTAATCTCATGGCAGGAAATGGTGTGTTATTAAAACACGCACAGAATGTCACTGGAAGTGCGCTACTAGTTGAGAAAATCCTTGTAAAAGCAGGAGTACCAAAAGGTTTATTTAAAGTATTAGTGATTGATCATGATCAATCTAACGAGCTCATTCAAAATGAAAAAGTAAGAGGCGTTACTTTTACAGGAAGTTCAGCTGGTGGAAGTCAAGTGGCTAAGGTTGCTGGAGAAGCCCTAAAGAAAACCGTCATGGAATTAGGTAGTAATGATGCTTACCTGGTGCTTGATGATGCCGATGTAGAAGCTGCTGTAGAAGCATGTGTACAAGGGCGCATTGTAAATAATGGAGAGACCTGTATCGCTGCAAAAAGATTTGTGGTGGTAGATAAGGTTTATGATGCATTTAAGGAAGGCTTTGTAAAAGGCATGAAAGACGTAAAAATGGACAACCCTAATGACGGTGACACACAGTTAGGCCCCATCGCTCGTAAAGACCTAAGAGATATGCTACACGATCAGGTATCAGAAAGTGTAGAGAAAGGAGCAGTGATTGAAGTAGGAGGGGAGATACCTTCTAGAAAAGGATATTTCTATCCATCAACTGTACTTAGTAATGTTGAGCCAGGACAGCCAGCTTACGATGATGAGTTATTTGGACCTGTCGCCTCGCTTATAAGAGCAAAAGACAATGAGGATGCTATGCGTATTGCAAACGACAGCCGCTTTGGCCTTGGAGGAGGAATCTTTTCTAAAGATCAAAAAGGAGCTATCGAACTAGCTCAAAAACACTTTGACACTGGGATGGTATTTGTAAATTCTTACGGATTAGCACAACCTATGATGCCCTTCGGAGGTGTAAAAGACTCTGGATATGGACGTGAGCACGGAGGATTCGGTTTAAAAGAATTTATGAATGCAAAGTCTGTCATGGTCGTAGAAGAATAAAAGCGAATCTTTTAGATAATTTAAAAAGTGCCTAACGGCACTTTTTTTTGTGCTATAAAGTCAAGTAAATTAGTGTTTTGCAATAGCTGCTGTCTTAAAATCCTTTCGCAATAGTAATAAAATAATAATAGAAACTCCTCCGCAGACAGAAAAACCTATAAATAAAGGCAATGTGGTTTCTTCCACAAATCTCCCTATAAAGGTGCTAATAGGCACAGACATCATCGTAGCAATAAAACCTGTTATAGCGGCACCAATCCCTGCAATGTGCCCAACGGGCTGCATCGCAAGGGCTCTTAAATTTCCAAACAGGAAGCCGATACAGAAAAACTGCATGGCAAAAAAGCCTACGAGTATAAACACAGAGGGGTGTGGAACATTGTAAAATAAGATCACATATAACAAAGACACCAGAAAAAAACCAACAATCGCGCCCGTGACGATATTGCGCATACCAAAACGTACGACAAAGGAACCGTTTAAGAATGTCGCGATACCTACAGAGATGGCTAGACCTGCAAAAATAAATGGAAACTCATCGACCAAGTCGTATTGATTCTCAAATATTTGTTGAGAAGCACTTATATAAACTAAAAAGGAACCTACAATAAATCCTTGAATGATCGTAAAACCCATCGTTTGCTTGTATTTGACTACTTCAAGAAATCCGCGCGTTATTCTTTTTATAGAAAATGGGATGACATTCTCAGGTTTTAGCGTTTCTTTTTGCCGTCTCCAAAACCAAATCATCACCAGCATACTAATCACTATTTGACCTAAAAATATAGCTTCCCAGTTAAAAGCATCTAAAGTAACTTTCCCTAAGGCTGGGGCTACAATAGGGACTAATAAGAAAACCACCGTAACAAAAGACATCACTCGCGCCATAAAATCTCCTTCATATTGATCTCTTATAATCGCAATACAAATGGTGCGCGGTGCAGAGAGACCTATACCTTGTAAAATACGTCCTACAATCATCACCTCTAGACTGCGCGCATATATACAGATAAAACTGGCTGCTATAAATATGGAGAAACCTATATAGACAGAAGATTTACGCCCCTTAGCATCTGCAAGTGGTCCAAAAACCAAGGGGCCTATTCCTAAGCCTAGAAAAATCATAATGATTAACAATTGATTGTCGGCAGGAGTTGTAGTATCAATGACTTCCCCTATAACGTCTAATGCTGGCAAGACGGCATCTATAGCGAGTGCTGTGACAGACATTAAAGCCGCCATCAATCCAATAAATTCAACCTGTGAAGCACGACTTTTTTGCATGGCACAAAAATACATCAACCCTTTAAGCCAACGTATCTTACCTTAAGAAACTTTTAATTAGGTATAAAAGTTGATATATTTAAGAAAAAATGTAGTATGAAAGCAATATATATACTCTTTATCTTAGGTATTGCTAGTGCCTGCAGTACAACAAAGGAACTTACGCCCAGTGTAATACGGCAGATAGATGCTAGGCACGCGTTAATAGAGAACAAAAATTACGAATTTAAAGCAGATAGAGCTTACCCAATGCCTAGTGATCCTCTACAACAGTTAGCAAGCCGCAGATTATTGGGAATGGGAAGTACAAGCGGTATGATTCAATTGCAGGGTACCCCTAATTTTTTGCGAGTGATACACGATAGCGTAGTTATGCAGCTTCCTTTTTATGGAGTACGCCAACTTAGTGGTGGTTTTAGCACACCTACAGGTTTTGAAGCATCCAGTACGGT from Dokdonia sp. Hel_I_53 carries:
- a CDS encoding NAD-dependent succinate-semialdehyde dehydrogenase; amino-acid sequence: MEREIKGGFKTINPFTEEIIEKYTYITNDEMFDALEACHKAFEDWKIVSIEERGKILQEIGTQLKAHKKELSQLMTDEMGKVITQGESEVDLCIAIAEYTAKNAAKELEPIERELPNGGKGLITYAPEGVIYSIQPWNFPAYQPLRVAIANLMAGNGVLLKHAQNVTGSALLVEKILVKAGVPKGLFKVLVIDHDQSNELIQNEKVRGVTFTGSSAGGSQVAKVAGEALKKTVMELGSNDAYLVLDDADVEAAVEACVQGRIVNNGETCIAAKRFVVVDKVYDAFKEGFVKGMKDVKMDNPNDGDTQLGPIARKDLRDMLHDQVSESVEKGAVIEVGGEIPSRKGYFYPSTVLSNVEPGQPAYDDELFGPVASLIRAKDNEDAMRIANDSRFGLGGGIFSKDQKGAIELAQKHFDTGMVFVNSYGLAQPMMPFGGVKDSGYGREHGGFGLKEFMNAKSVMVVEE
- a CDS encoding multidrug effflux MFS transporter, with translation MQKSRASQVEFIGLMAALMSVTALAIDAVLPALDVIGEVIDTTTPADNQLLIIMIFLGLGIGPLVFGPLADAKGRKSSVYIGFSIFIAASFICIYARSLEVMIVGRILQGIGLSAPRTICIAIIRDQYEGDFMARVMSFVTVVFLLVPIVAPALGKVTLDAFNWEAIFLGQIVISMLVMIWFWRRQKETLKPENVIPFSIKRITRGFLEVVKYKQTMGFTIIQGFIVGSFLVYISASQQIFENQYDLVDEFPFIFAGLAISVGIATFLNGSFVVRFGMRNIVTGAIVGFFLVSLLYVILFYNVPHPSVFILVGFFAMQFFCIGFLFGNLRALAMQPVGHIAGIGAAITGFIATMMSVPISTFIGRFVEETTLPLFIGFSVCGGVSIIILLLLRKDFKTAAIAKH
- a CDS encoding DUF4251 domain-containing protein is translated as MKAIYILFILGIASACSTTKELTPSVIRQIDARHALIENKNYEFKADRAYPMPSDPLQQLASRRLLGMGSTSGMIQLQGTPNFLRVIHDSVVMQLPFYGVRQLSGGFSTPTGFEASSTVTDYKVLQNKKKQTEIVTFSVKEGTEVYDVTMTVFPSLKTDIVVNSSQRSTIRYEGALTSYTQIEVAN